One stretch of Bosea vaviloviae DNA includes these proteins:
- a CDS encoding extracellular solute-binding protein produces the protein MTLILAMGAHSHAESPSSAHAIAMHGEPALPPGFSHLPYADPDAPKGGRIVFGLQGTFDSLNPLVVLGVAPDAVPRYVQQSLLYRSADEPFTAYGLLASRVELNEARTRLAFEIDERARFSDGTPVTADDVLFTFEMLKTKGKPFHRSSLGRVTKAEAPSPRSVVFELGDGSNRELPLVIGAMPIFARHATNADTFGETSFKPALGSGPYLVSEVRPGEALTLKRRKDFWAENHPLTRGLFNADEIRYDFYRDANALFEAFKAGLYDIRLEPDPTRWMTGYDVPAVRDGRIVREALRFQAPKGMTGLVFNTRRPGFADVRVREALGIMFDFEWVNRNLFHGVYRRAGSFFSDSELSALGVPADSREKTLLAAFPGSVRDDILAGSWVPAASDGSGRDREQARKALDLLKAAGYELQDGVLRNTRTAEPLAFEITVTNRPQERLALNYAASLGRLGVGVSVRLIDDVQYWRRLSAFDFDMIQWTWPASASPGNEQVGRWGSANADRKGALNYAGVKSPTVDAALQALLAAREREDFVAAVRVLDRALLSGFYVVPLYYLPETWLAHSRDVTLPTRKPAYFLATEALARRPAASAPAN, from the coding sequence TTGACGCTCATCCTGGCGATGGGCGCGCATTCGCATGCCGAATCGCCCTCCTCTGCCCATGCCATCGCGATGCATGGCGAGCCGGCCCTGCCGCCGGGCTTCAGTCATCTGCCCTATGCCGACCCTGACGCACCCAAGGGCGGGCGCATCGTCTTTGGCTTGCAGGGCACATTCGACAGCCTGAATCCGCTGGTCGTGCTCGGCGTCGCGCCCGACGCCGTGCCGCGCTACGTCCAGCAGAGCCTGCTGTATCGCTCAGCCGACGAACCCTTCACCGCCTATGGCTTGCTCGCATCCCGCGTCGAGCTCAACGAGGCGCGGACCCGGCTCGCCTTCGAGATCGACGAAAGAGCGCGCTTCTCCGACGGGACGCCGGTTACCGCCGACGACGTGCTCTTCACCTTCGAGATGCTGAAGACCAAGGGCAAGCCGTTCCACCGCTCCAGCCTCGGCCGCGTGACGAAGGCGGAGGCGCCGTCGCCGCGCTCTGTCGTGTTCGAGCTCGGCGACGGCTCGAACCGCGAATTGCCATTGGTGATCGGCGCGATGCCGATCTTCGCCAGGCACGCCACCAACGCGGACACTTTCGGCGAAACCAGCTTCAAGCCGGCGCTCGGCTCGGGCCCCTATCTCGTCAGCGAGGTCAGGCCCGGCGAGGCGCTGACGCTGAAGCGCCGCAAGGATTTCTGGGCCGAGAACCACCCGCTGACGCGCGGCCTCTTCAATGCCGATGAGATCCGCTACGATTTCTATCGCGACGCCAACGCCTTGTTCGAGGCCTTCAAGGCAGGCCTCTACGACATCCGGCTCGAACCCGATCCGACACGCTGGATGACTGGCTATGACGTGCCTGCCGTGCGCGACGGCCGCATCGTGCGAGAGGCGCTGCGCTTCCAGGCCCCCAAGGGCATGACCGGGCTCGTCTTCAACACGCGCCGGCCAGGCTTCGCCGATGTTCGCGTCCGCGAAGCGCTCGGCATCATGTTCGATTTCGAATGGGTCAACCGCAACCTGTTCCACGGCGTCTATCGCCGCGCCGGCAGCTTCTTCTCCGATTCGGAGTTGTCGGCGCTCGGTGTCCCCGCCGATTCGCGGGAGAAAACCTTGCTGGCTGCGTTTCCGGGCAGCGTGCGCGACGATATTCTCGCCGGGAGCTGGGTGCCGGCTGCGAGTGACGGCTCGGGCCGCGATCGCGAACAGGCCCGCAAGGCGCTCGATCTGCTGAAGGCCGCGGGATACGAGCTCCAGGATGGGGTTCTGCGCAATACCAGGACGGCGGAGCCACTCGCCTTCGAGATCACCGTCACCAACCGGCCGCAGGAGCGGCTCGCACTGAACTATGCCGCTTCGCTCGGGCGTCTCGGCGTCGGTGTCAGTGTCAGGCTGATCGACGATGTGCAGTACTGGCGCAGGCTGTCGGCCTTCGATTTCGACATGATCCAGTGGACATGGCCGGCCTCCGCCTCGCCCGGTAACGAACAGGTTGGCCGCTGGGGCTCGGCCAATGCCGACCGCAAGGGCGCGCTGAATTATGCCGGCGTGAAATCGCCGACCGTCGATGCTGCCCTGCAGGCGCTTCTGGCAGCGCGCGAACGCGAGGATTTCGTCGCGGCCGTACGCGTACTCGATCGGGCGCTGCTCTCGGGCTTCTATGTCGTGCCACTATACTACCTGCCCGAGACATGGCTGGCGCATTCACGCGATGTCACCTTGCCAACACGCAAGCCGGCCTATTTCCTCGCCACCGAAGCTCTGGCGCGCCGCCCGGCGGCGTCGGCGCCAGCCAACTGA
- the recG gene encoding ATP-dependent DNA helicase RecG produces MRPSLLDPLFAPVTTLPGVGPKLGKLLDKLLGDETRPARVIDLLFRMPTGAIDRRPSASIADAPIGDVATFNAQVTEHRPAPPTKAKAPYRIIVEDETGDVTLVFFHADVRHLLQTLPIGAYRLISGKLELWDGMRQMAHPDRILDPKFAATLPAIEPVYGLTEGISARVMTRISAAAAEKCPDLAEWQDPSFLAKSGFPPFFEAMQALHHPPDLKAIEGDTIARRRVAYDELLASQIALALVRRQQKKQAGRATAGDGALRRRIEGALPFTLTEGQRQALNDIHDDMEKPERMLRLLQGDVGSGKTVVALMAMAAAAEAGRQSVLMAPTEILARQHAERLTPLAEAAGLKLALLTGREKGPGRARVLEGLANGEIAIAVGTHALFQEGVAFRDLALAIVDEQHRFGVHQRLLLGSKGEAVDILVMTATPIPRTLSLTWFGDMDISVLAEKPAGRKPIATKAISLDRYDEVVGAVGRAVEAGAQVYWVCPLVQESDTLDVAAAQERFDALREFFGDRVGLLHGQMPGRDKDAAMSAFVAGQTRILISTTVIEVGVDVPNASVMVIEHAERFGLAQLHQLRGRIGRGSTASTCLLLYKGPLGPVAEARLTIMRETEDGFRIAEEDLRLRGEGEVLGTKQSGSPDWQIAQLETDGDLLAAARDDARLLIERDPHLEGPRGEAVRTLLYLFERDVAIRLLRAG; encoded by the coding sequence TTGCGCCCATCCCTTCTCGACCCGCTGTTCGCCCCCGTGACGACGCTGCCGGGCGTCGGCCCCAAGCTCGGCAAGCTGCTGGACAAACTCCTCGGCGACGAGACGCGCCCTGCGCGCGTCATCGACCTGCTGTTTCGCATGCCGACCGGTGCGATCGACCGGCGGCCGAGCGCCTCGATCGCCGATGCGCCGATCGGCGATGTCGCGACCTTCAACGCGCAGGTGACCGAGCATCGCCCCGCGCCGCCCACCAAGGCGAAGGCGCCTTATCGCATCATCGTCGAGGATGAGACCGGCGACGTGACGCTGGTGTTCTTCCACGCCGATGTGCGCCATCTCTTGCAGACCCTGCCGATCGGCGCCTATCGGCTCATCTCCGGCAAGCTCGAGCTCTGGGACGGCATGCGTCAGATGGCGCATCCCGACCGCATCCTCGATCCCAAATTCGCCGCGACATTGCCGGCGATCGAACCGGTCTACGGACTGACCGAAGGTATCAGCGCACGGGTGATGACGCGGATCTCGGCCGCGGCCGCAGAAAAATGCCCGGATCTGGCGGAATGGCAGGACCCGAGCTTCCTGGCGAAGAGCGGGTTTCCGCCCTTCTTCGAGGCGATGCAGGCCTTGCATCATCCGCCCGATCTCAAGGCGATCGAAGGCGACACGATCGCGCGGCGCCGCGTCGCCTATGACGAATTGCTGGCGAGCCAGATCGCGCTCGCTCTGGTGCGACGGCAGCAGAAGAAGCAGGCCGGCCGGGCGACCGCGGGCGATGGCGCGTTGCGGCGGCGGATCGAGGGCGCCCTGCCCTTCACGCTGACGGAGGGCCAGCGGCAGGCGCTCAACGACATCCATGACGACATGGAAAAGCCCGAACGCATGCTGCGACTGCTGCAGGGCGATGTCGGCTCGGGCAAGACGGTCGTCGCCTTGATGGCGATGGCCGCCGCCGCCGAAGCCGGGCGACAATCCGTATTGATGGCCCCGACCGAAATCCTGGCGCGCCAGCATGCCGAGCGATTGACTCCGCTCGCCGAAGCCGCCGGTCTCAAGCTCGCACTGCTGACCGGGCGCGAGAAGGGGCCGGGCCGGGCCCGTGTGCTGGAGGGGCTGGCGAATGGCGAGATCGCGATCGCGGTCGGCACCCATGCGCTGTTCCAGGAGGGGGTCGCCTTTCGCGATCTCGCGCTTGCCATCGTCGATGAGCAGCACCGTTTCGGCGTGCATCAGCGCCTGCTGCTCGGCTCCAAGGGCGAAGCGGTCGATATCCTGGTGATGACGGCGACACCGATCCCGCGCACGCTGTCGCTGACCTGGTTCGGAGACATGGATATCTCGGTGCTGGCCGAGAAGCCGGCGGGGCGGAAGCCTATCGCGACCAAGGCGATCTCGCTCGACCGCTATGACGAGGTCGTCGGCGCGGTCGGGCGTGCGGTCGAGGCCGGCGCCCAGGTCTATTGGGTCTGCCCCCTGGTGCAGGAATCCGACACGCTCGATGTCGCCGCCGCGCAGGAGCGTTTCGATGCTCTGCGTGAGTTCTTCGGCGACCGGGTCGGGCTGCTGCACGGCCAGATGCCCGGACGCGACAAGGATGCGGCGATGTCGGCTTTCGTGGCGGGCCAAACGCGCATCCTGATCTCGACCACGGTGATCGAGGTCGGGGTCGATGTGCCCAATGCCAGCGTGATGGTGATCGAACATGCCGAACGCTTCGGCCTGGCGCAGCTTCACCAGCTGCGCGGGCGCATCGGGCGCGGCTCCACCGCCTCGACCTGCCTCTTGCTCTACAAGGGACCTCTGGGACCGGTGGCCGAAGCACGACTGACCATCATGCGCGAAACCGAGGACGGTTTCCGTATCGCCGAGGAGGATCTGAGGCTGCGCGGCGAAGGCGAGGTGCTGGGCACAAAACAGTCGGGCTCGCCGGACTGGCAGATCGCGCAGCTGGAAACGGATGGCGATCTGCTCGCCGCCGCACGCGACGACGCCCGCCTTTTGATCGAGCGCGACCCGCATCTCGAAGGCCCGCGCGGCGAGGCTGTGAGGACATTACTCTATCTGTTCGAGCGCGATGTCGCGATCAGGCTGTTGCGCGCGGGGTAG
- a CDS encoding AMP-binding protein, giving the protein MRAEQDDAASALLDGLDLDTLLKALTRSRGYEAALRDPPGRRSWSDTIPTSLSFMQLEERVDQLARLLAVNHAQPGATVAILAPLGPEAIVAILASLRAGLSPLMLPLHGNELELLGLIEASNAVMALGVGRVGPLRPLIVLRNLAVRAFGTRFVGGFGQDVPDGVAPLDALMASAGLHPLPEQGGRPTLQVVNALSLAGPLMVSERDVLGKSLEISRLLKPLASSRIVTTLVGGDLAALATGPGMALLTGVELLPLGLFSLGDLQACVAGGRNVHLVLPGAMEPALARSRLAADPSLASVVLVHRPGDGRALPALDRPDLAIVDIDVRSAAEIDVSRR; this is encoded by the coding sequence ATGCGGGCAGAACAGGACGACGCCGCTTCCGCCCTGCTCGACGGGCTCGACCTCGACACGCTGCTGAAAGCCCTGACCCGCAGCCGGGGATATGAGGCGGCGCTGCGCGATCCGCCGGGACGCCGCAGCTGGAGCGACACGATCCCGACCTCGCTGAGCTTCATGCAGCTCGAGGAGCGTGTCGACCAACTCGCGCGATTGCTCGCCGTCAATCACGCGCAGCCGGGCGCGACCGTCGCGATCCTGGCGCCGCTCGGTCCAGAGGCGATCGTCGCCATCCTCGCCAGCTTGCGCGCCGGCCTGTCGCCGCTGATGCTGCCATTGCACGGCAACGAGCTCGAATTGCTGGGGCTGATCGAGGCGTCCAACGCAGTGATGGCGCTCGGCGTCGGCCGCGTCGGCCCGCTGCGGCCGCTGATCGTGCTGCGCAATCTCGCCGTCAGGGCCTTTGGCACGCGCTTCGTGGGCGGTTTCGGGCAGGATGTCCCCGACGGCGTTGCGCCTCTCGATGCGCTGATGGCGAGCGCCGGCCTGCATCCGCTGCCCGAACAAGGCGGGCGTCCGACCCTCCAGGTCGTCAATGCCCTGAGCTTGGCGGGACCCTTGATGGTTTCCGAGCGCGATGTGCTCGGAAAGTCGTTGGAGATATCGCGCCTGCTGAAGCCGTTGGCCTCGTCGCGGATCGTGACCACGCTGGTCGGCGGCGATCTCGCCGCTTTGGCGACCGGGCCGGGCATGGCGCTGCTGACCGGCGTCGAATTACTGCCGCTCGGCCTGTTCAGCCTCGGCGACCTGCAGGCCTGCGTCGCGGGTGGACGCAATGTGCATCTCGTCTTGCCGGGCGCGATGGAGCCCGCGCTGGCGCGCTCGCGGCTGGCCGCCGATCCCTCGCTGGCGAGCGTCGTCCTGGTGCACCGTCCAGGAGACGGGCGCGCCTTGCCGGCGCTCGACCGGCCCGACCTCGCTATCGTCGACATCGATGTCCGCTCGGCGGCGGAGATCGACGTCAGCCGGCGCTGA
- a CDS encoding DUF502 domain-containing protein produces the protein MTAGPPDPRLIIQTDLLRPTAGTRLRRYFLTGLVIAAPLAITASVTWWFITLIDGLVKPLIPNSYLPDSYLPFPIPGLGIIIGLIGLTLLGFLTANLVGRTLIEAGEALLNRMPVVRSLYKGVKQVFETIFSQSGTSFRKVGMVQFPQPGMWSIVFIAQEAAPEIAGKLPDGNEQIGVFLPCTPNPTTGFFFYLPRKEVIELTISVEDGAKLIMSAGLIQPGEAAPKLMPDTDIGK, from the coding sequence ATGACCGCCGGCCCGCCTGATCCCCGCCTCATCATCCAGACCGACCTGTTGCGTCCGACGGCCGGCACGCGGCTGCGGCGCTATTTCCTGACCGGGCTCGTCATCGCGGCTCCTCTGGCGATCACGGCCTCCGTGACCTGGTGGTTCATCACCCTGATCGACGGGCTGGTGAAGCCGCTGATCCCGAACTCCTACCTGCCTGATTCCTATCTGCCGTTTCCGATTCCTGGCCTTGGCATCATCATCGGCTTGATCGGGCTGACGCTGCTCGGCTTCCTCACAGCCAACCTGGTCGGCCGCACCTTGATCGAGGCGGGCGAGGCGCTGCTCAATCGCATGCCGGTGGTGCGCAGCCTCTACAAGGGCGTGAAGCAGGTCTTCGAGACCATCTTCTCGCAATCGGGCACCTCGTTCCGCAAGGTCGGGATGGTGCAGTTCCCGCAGCCGGGCATGTGGTCGATCGTCTTCATCGCTCAGGAGGCCGCGCCCGAGATCGCCGGAAAGCTGCCTGATGGAAATGAGCAGATCGGCGTTTTCCTGCCTTGCACGCCGAACCCGACCACGGGTTTCTTCTTCTACCTGCCGCGCAAGGAGGTCATCGAACTGACGATCTCCGTCGAGGATGGCGCCAAGCTGATCATGTCGGCGGGGCTGATCCAGCCGGGCGAGGCCGCGCCGAAGCTGATGCCGGACACGGATATCGGCAAATAG
- a CDS encoding succinate dehydrogenase assembly factor 2 → MSGSTRTSADLDPRRRKILFRAWHRGMRETDLIMGRFADAEIDKLSDAELDLFEQLIEVLDRDLLSWITGEAEVPANYDTDVFRRLKAFHHHGKPIHV, encoded by the coding sequence ATGAGTGGCTCGACGAGGACCAGCGCCGATCTCGACCCGCGCCGGCGAAAGATCCTGTTTCGCGCCTGGCATCGCGGCATGCGCGAGACCGATCTGATCATGGGCCGCTTCGCCGACGCCGAGATCGACAAGCTGAGCGACGCCGAACTCGATCTGTTCGAGCAGTTGATCGAAGTGCTCGACCGCGACTTGTTGTCATGGATAACGGGCGAGGCCGAGGTTCCCGCAAATTACGACACCGACGTGTTCCGGCGACTGAAGGCGTTTCATCACCACGGCAAGCCGATTCATGTGTGA
- the mfd gene encoding transcription-repair coupling factor, with protein sequence MSIPPPAQLAKLQSDRILDALNRGDKPTLASVPDGFDAVILADLVRARAKKAEGAAMLVFIAREGQRLQVLENALQFVAPDLEVMSFPAWDCQPYDRVSPAPSIVAHRMTTLSRLAKTKSGDKPRLLLTTVNAALQRVPAFSKVASESFSAAPGNMVDTEQLARWLDMNGYLRTSTVRETGEFAVRGGIVDLFPPGMPAPIRLDFFGDTLESIRTFDPETQRTTGQLRGLDLVPMSEAQMTSESIKRFRQSYITTFGTPGRDDTLYEAVSEGRRPAGLEHWLPLLADKLDTLFAYLPDVPLVLDAQADDAVGERISLIKDYYDARKAAMDQPSAGGAPYKPLLPNALYLSPAEWRGIVDQAGVAALTPFQLPDSDGKLIVDLGARQGRSFAAERADNAGSVFDAAVAHVKALQADGRRVILAAWSEGSRERLAHVLADHGLKTVQMTGSLRAAFDLKPGTTALAVWGFETGFEAGKLAVIGEQDILGDRLVRPRKKTRRPQDFIAELSSLSPGDLVVHVDHGIGRFIGLRTITAVGAPHDCLEIHYAADSKLFLPVENIELLSRYGSEDTDVPLDRLGGGGWQARKAKLKQRIREMAGKLIAIAAARALKEAPRLVPQEGLYDEFCARFPFEETEDQQATIDAVLDDMAAGRPMDRLVCGDVGFGKTEVALRAAFACALNGKQVAVVVPTTLLARQHYRNFAERFKGLPIHVGQASRFVAAADLKAVKAGIKDGTMDIVVGTHALLGKAIEFKDLGLVIVDEEQHFGVNHKERLKEFRAEVHMLTLTATPIPRTLQLAMTGVRELSIIATPPVDRLAVRTFVTPFDPLIVREALLRERYRGGRSFYVVPRIEDISDVKDFLDKQVPEAKVGIAHGQMAAGQLEDVMTAFYEGQYDVLLSTTIVESGLDIPNANTLIVHRADMFGLAQLYQLRGRVGRSKVRAYALFTMPVNRKLTEQAERRLKVLQSLDTLGAGFQLASHDLDIRGAGNLLGDEQSGHIKEVGYELYQQMLEEAVAALKSGVDFESAAQWSPTIQIGAPVMIPEHYVTDLTLRLTLYKRLSTLDDDGDIQSFGAELVDRFGPLPDEVQQLLEIVAIKALCKRANVEKVEAGPKGIIVAFRDNEFANPEGLVGYLAKQGTLAKVRPDMRVVFIDDFETAELRLKGTRRLLTDLARIAERKKAA encoded by the coding sequence ATGAGCATCCCGCCTCCCGCCCAACTCGCCAAACTCCAGAGCGACCGCATTCTCGATGCGCTGAATCGCGGCGACAAGCCGACGCTCGCCAGCGTTCCGGATGGATTCGACGCCGTCATCCTGGCCGATCTCGTGCGCGCCCGGGCGAAGAAGGCCGAGGGCGCGGCCATGCTCGTCTTCATTGCGCGTGAAGGCCAGCGCCTGCAGGTGCTTGAGAACGCCTTGCAATTCGTTGCGCCCGATCTCGAGGTGATGTCCTTCCCGGCCTGGGATTGCCAGCCCTATGACCGCGTCTCGCCGGCTCCCTCGATCGTCGCGCATCGCATGACGACGCTGTCGCGGCTCGCCAAGACGAAGTCCGGCGACAAGCCGCGCCTGCTGTTGACCACGGTCAACGCGGCGCTCCAGCGCGTGCCGGCCTTCAGCAAGGTCGCCTCCGAGAGCTTCTCGGCCGCGCCGGGCAATATGGTCGATACCGAGCAGCTCGCGCGCTGGCTCGACATGAACGGCTATTTGCGCACCTCGACCGTGCGCGAGACCGGCGAGTTCGCCGTGCGCGGCGGCATCGTCGATCTCTTCCCGCCGGGCATGCCGGCGCCGATCCGGCTCGATTTCTTCGGCGATACGCTGGAATCGATCCGCACCTTCGATCCCGAGACGCAGCGCACCACCGGGCAATTGCGTGGGCTCGACCTCGTGCCGATGTCCGAGGCGCAGATGACCAGCGAAAGCATCAAGCGCTTCCGCCAGAGCTACATCACGACCTTCGGCACGCCTGGCCGCGACGACACGCTCTATGAAGCGGTCAGCGAAGGCCGTCGCCCGGCCGGGCTCGAACATTGGCTGCCGCTGCTGGCCGACAAGCTCGACACGCTCTTCGCCTATCTGCCCGATGTCCCGCTGGTGCTCGATGCCCAGGCCGATGACGCCGTCGGCGAGCGCATCAGCCTGATCAAGGACTATTACGACGCCCGCAAGGCGGCGATGGACCAGCCAAGCGCCGGCGGGGCGCCCTATAAGCCGCTGCTGCCGAACGCGCTCTATCTCTCGCCGGCGGAATGGCGCGGTATCGTCGACCAGGCGGGTGTCGCCGCGTTGACGCCGTTCCAATTGCCCGACAGCGACGGCAAGCTGATCGTCGATCTCGGTGCGCGTCAGGGCCGCAGTTTCGCTGCTGAGCGCGCCGACAATGCCGGCAGCGTCTTCGATGCAGCCGTCGCCCATGTGAAGGCGCTGCAGGCCGATGGCCGCCGCGTCATCCTCGCCGCCTGGTCGGAAGGCTCGCGCGAGCGCCTGGCGCATGTGCTGGCTGATCACGGCTTGAAGACCGTGCAGATGACGGGTTCGCTGCGCGCCGCCTTCGATCTCAAGCCCGGCACCACGGCGCTGGCTGTCTGGGGCTTCGAGACCGGCTTCGAGGCCGGCAAGCTCGCCGTCATCGGCGAGCAGGATATTCTCGGCGACCGGCTGGTGCGCCCGCGCAAAAAAACGCGTCGGCCGCAGGATTTCATCGCCGAACTGTCATCGCTCAGCCCCGGCGATCTCGTCGTCCATGTCGATCATGGCATCGGCCGCTTCATTGGCCTGCGCACGATCACGGCGGTGGGCGCGCCGCATGACTGCCTCGAAATCCACTATGCAGCGGATTCGAAACTCTTCCTGCCGGTCGAAAACATCGAATTGCTTTCGCGCTACGGCTCGGAGGATACCGATGTTCCGCTCGACCGTCTCGGCGGTGGCGGTTGGCAGGCGCGCAAGGCCAAGCTGAAGCAGCGCATCCGCGAGATGGCGGGCAAGCTGATCGCGATCGCAGCCGCCCGCGCCCTCAAGGAAGCCCCGCGCCTGGTCCCGCAGGAAGGGCTCTATGACGAGTTCTGCGCCCGCTTCCCGTTCGAGGAGACCGAGGATCAGCAGGCCACGATCGATGCCGTTCTCGACGATATGGCCGCGGGGAGGCCGATGGACCGGCTGGTCTGCGGCGATGTGGGCTTCGGCAAGACGGAGGTCGCGCTGCGGGCCGCTTTCGCCTGCGCGCTGAACGGCAAGCAGGTCGCCGTCGTGGTGCCCACCACGCTGCTGGCGCGCCAGCACTACCGCAATTTTGCCGAGCGCTTCAAAGGGCTGCCGATCCATGTCGGCCAGGCCTCGCGCTTCGTGGCCGCGGCCGATCTCAAGGCGGTGAAGGCCGGCATCAAGGACGGCACGATGGATATCGTCGTCGGCACCCATGCGCTGCTGGGAAAGGCGATCGAGTTCAAGGATCTCGGCCTTGTCATCGTCGATGAGGAGCAGCATTTTGGCGTCAACCACAAGGAGCGGCTGAAGGAGTTCCGCGCCGAGGTCCATATGCTGACCCTGACGGCGACGCCGATCCCGCGTACGCTCCAGCTCGCCATGACCGGCGTGCGCGAGCTCTCGATCATCGCGACGCCGCCGGTCGATCGGCTTGCGGTGCGCACCTTCGTGACGCCTTTCGACCCGCTGATCGTGCGTGAGGCGCTGCTGCGCGAGCGCTATCGCGGCGGGCGCAGCTTCTATGTCGTGCCGCGCATCGAGGATATTTCCGACGTCAAGGATTTCCTGGACAAGCAGGTGCCCGAGGCCAAGGTCGGCATCGCCCATGGTCAGATGGCGGCAGGCCAGCTCGAGGATGTCATGACGGCCTTCTATGAGGGTCAGTACGACGTGCTGCTCTCGACCACGATCGTCGAATCGGGCCTCGATATTCCCAACGCCAACACGCTGATCGTCCACCGCGCCGACATGTTCGGCCTCGCCCAGCTTTATCAGCTCAGGGGCCGCGTCGGGCGCTCCAAGGTACGCGCCTATGCGCTCTTCACCATGCCGGTAAACCGCAAGCTGACCGAGCAAGCCGAGCGGCGGCTGAAGGTCCTGCAATCGTTGGACACGCTGGGCGCAGGCTTCCAGCTTGCCAGCCACGATCTGGACATCCGTGGCGCCGGCAATCTGCTCGGCGACGAGCAGTCGGGCCATATCAAGGAAGTCGGCTACGAACTCTACCAGCAGATGCTGGAGGAGGCGGTCGCGGCGCTGAAGTCCGGTGTTGATTTCGAGAGCGCCGCGCAATGGTCGCCGACGATCCAGATCGGCGCGCCGGTGATGATCCCCGAGCACTACGTCACCGACCTGACGCTGCGGCTCACGCTCTACAAGCGCCTCTCGACGCTGGACGACGATGGCGACATCCAGTCCTTCGGCGCGGAATTGGTCGATCGCTTCGGCCCGCTGCCGGACGAGGTGCAGCAGCTTCTGGAAATCGTCGCGATCAAGGCCCTGTGCAAACGCGCCAATGTCGAGAAGGTCGAGGCCGGCCCGAAGGGCATCATCGTCGCCTTCCGCGACAATGAATTCGCCAATCCCGAGGGCCTCGTCGGTTATCTCGCCAAGCAGGGCACATTGGCGAAGGTGCGCCCCGACATGCGTGTGGTCTTCATCGATGATTTCGAGACCGCCGAGCTGCGTCTCAAGGGCACGCGCCGCCTGCTGACGGACCTGGCCCGGATTGCCGAGCGCAAGAAGGCGGCATGA
- a CDS encoding AraC family transcriptional regulator, translated as MDPIKKAVWCIESRFASDLSLDEIAEVSGVSRFHLSRAFGAATGRSVMRYVRERRLSEAARQLASGAPDILSVALDWGYGSHEAFTRAFRDQFGLTPEDLRAKGDLSSLRLAEPIAMYSDMPITLPEPRFVTEKPLLIAGFGGSFSYENTAGIPALWQRIAPHLGHIPGQIGHVCYGVSYNCDDHGQFDYIAGAAVSDFSELPAEFDRTRVPEQNYAVFEHRGHVTQIKRTYEAIWQDWLPKSGRKPADGPTLERMDERFDGATGNGVLEIWLALKG; from the coding sequence ATGGATCCGATCAAGAAGGCTGTCTGGTGCATCGAAAGCCGCTTCGCCTCCGATCTCTCGCTCGACGAGATCGCCGAGGTGAGCGGCGTTTCACGCTTCCATCTCAGCCGGGCGTTCGGAGCAGCCACCGGCCGCTCGGTAATGCGCTATGTGCGCGAGCGCCGGTTGTCGGAGGCGGCGCGCCAGCTCGCATCCGGCGCGCCCGATATCCTCTCGGTCGCACTCGACTGGGGATATGGCTCTCACGAGGCTTTCACCCGCGCCTTTCGCGATCAGTTCGGCCTCACGCCGGAGGATTTGCGTGCGAAAGGCGATTTGTCCTCGCTGCGACTAGCGGAGCCCATCGCCATGTATAGCGACATGCCCATCACCTTGCCGGAACCTCGTTTCGTGACGGAAAAGCCCCTCCTGATCGCCGGGTTCGGTGGCAGTTTTTCCTATGAGAACACCGCAGGGATTCCCGCGCTTTGGCAACGCATCGCGCCGCATCTCGGCCATATCCCCGGCCAGATCGGCCATGTCTGCTACGGCGTGAGCTACAACTGCGACGATCACGGTCAGTTCGACTACATCGCCGGAGCCGCAGTTTCGGATTTCAGTGAGCTGCCTGCCGAATTCGATCGCACGCGGGTGCCCGAGCAGAATTACGCCGTATTCGAGCACCGCGGCCACGTCACGCAGATCAAGCGCACCTACGAGGCGATCTGGCAGGATTGGTTGCCGAAATCCGGGCGTAAGCCCGCCGACGGTCCGACCCTGGAGCGCATGGATGAGCGTTTCGACGGTGCAACCGGAAACGGCGTTCTGGAAATCTGGTTGGCACTGAAGGGCTAG